GCTGGCCCCACTGCGCCCCGTCCTGTACCTGCTGTCATACGCAGCATGCGCCACAACTATGCCTTCGTGAAGTATGCTGTACGTACAAACCGCTCTGCCCTGAATGTACTCCTGGGACACCCAGGGAGCCTCGGCCGATAGTCCGGCTGGTGGATCTATTTCTCGCGGAACGCGGCTACGCGGATTAGTTGGAGCGGGTCTTTTATCCGGGAGAATGACCTTCGAGGCAAAGCGGGAATATGCAGGCTTATAGACCCGCTGTTCCCCGCTCTCTGCTGCCTGCTTCACAGCTCTCCGCCATTCTTCCCCACTGCTGATCAGCACCGTGTCCGGGACCTTGAATCCAAGTGAACGGAGCAGGACCATGAACTCCCCTTTATGGTGCAGCCCGGCTAGAATCCTCCGGTCTGACGTAAGTACGCGGCACCCCGTTAGATGCTCAAGACCGGCAGAGACATAGAAAATCTCCTCACAGGTCGGAATCAAACAGTGAATGCCTAGCTCTTGCGTTAACGCAGCCAGCCGCTGGATATAGGCCTGCGGCTGATATCTTGGAGCAGGCACCTGGAAGCTGGCCTCGACGGCAGAGGATACCCGGCACAAATGATACTCAGCACTTTCCGCCACGTATACCCGGTGGCCCGCCGCCTTGAATAGCCTTGCCAGCTCCAGGGCAACCGGAGCGCGTCCGCCGGTAATCAGAATACGCCGGGCCTCAGTACTCAATAATCATGCCTCCCAGAGACAGCCCTGCCGCTGTGCCGATCAGCATGATCCGGTCTCCGCGCGATATCCGGCCCTTACGGATCGCTTCATGCAGCCCCATCGGGATGGATGCTGCAATCGTATTGCCATGGCCTTCGGTATTGTCGAGGAAGCGGTCCTCGGCAATGCCCAGCTTTTTACGCAGGAGACGCATGGCCATTGCACTGCCCTGATGGGGAATGACCAGCTTGAAGTCGTCCATCTTATTGCCTGTGGCGCCCAGCATGTCAGCAATGAAATCGGGAAGCAGCTTGGACGCCTTGCGGAATATAGCCTGTCCATCCATATGGAACAGATAGGGCAGTGCATCCTCTGCTGTATAATTCTGGGGATGCAACCTTGTCCCGCCCCCGGCAATCTCCGAATAACGCGCACCGCTGCTGTAGGTTTTGAGCGAAGCATGGAGTATACACGAGAAATCCCCGGTCTCCGCAGGCCCGATCACCACTGCCGCTGCTCCGTCACCGAACAGGGCTGAGCTCTCCTTGTCCTGCCAGTTCAGCCCTACCGATGCAATCTCAGTAGCCACCAGCAGCACATTCTTATATCTCCCCGCTTCCACCATATAGGACATCACATCAAGCCCTACAAGAAAGCTGAGACAAGTCGCATCAATATCAAAAGCCGGCACACCGGAATCCGCCTGACCCATGGCCTGCTGAATGAACACGGCGGTACTCGGCAGCGGCTGCTCCTTGGTTCCGCTCGTACACACCAGACAATCGACCTCACTGAAGCTGAGGCCTGCGTCGGCGAGGGCTGCTTCAGCGGCTCTTGCTCCCATGTAGGAGGCGGTTTCATCGGTTCCCACATAATGACGGGTGCCGACGCCGGTGATTTTGTTCACCCAGCCCGGTGTTGTGCCAAGGATCTTATCAAGCTCTGCATCACTGACTACACGCTCCGGCAAATATTTGCCTGTTCCTTTTATTTTCACATGTCTAAGTTGCATAATGCATCTCCTATTCGTGTGAGTACCAAGATGTCGAACTTTATATATTATTGTAAACTACAGATATATTCTACTAGATTTTCCGGCAGAGTCATATACAAAAAGAAGATAAATATCCCATTTCGCGAACCTACGTTCCTAAAAACACTTGACTATGCAGCTTCACCGGGGTTATAGTAAATGCACAGGTAACACACATTAAGCGGGAGAAGCACCTCGCAGGACAGGCAGTTCATGCCTTTCTTGGAGGTGCTTCTTTGTGTCTATTGCCAAATGAACAATCAGAGGAGCTGAAGGCAATGTTTAAATTCACGGACTTCACGAATTGGCAAGGTGAGGGAGCTGTTACTCCTTTGTCGCAGAGAACTGTACGAAGAGTGGCTGTGCTGTTGATCATCCTGTCATTGTGGGCCTATCCCTTGTCTAGTGTCTCTGCGGATTCCGGGTGGGATGCTGCGCTGGACGAGATTCATAATCTGTACACAGACTATACCGGTCTACAGGCATCGCTGAAGTCTGACCTTCAGCGGAATCAGGAATTGCGCAAGCAGAATAACACTGCCCTTGCCGCCGTGAACAAGCAGCTTCAAGCCACTAATGCTGCACAGCTCGCCAAGCTTAAGACTGCCTCGGAAGCGGTTCAGAAGAAGCATGCTCCGCTCCTGGACCAGTACGCTGCTCTCAACAAACAGATCACCGCTGCCCGTAAGGCAAGCAATCTGAAGAGTGCCACTGTGCTAGAGCTGAAGCGCAATAAGCTGAAGGCTGCCGCTGCCGCAGCACGAGCTGAAGTGAAGAAGGCAACCACAGCCTTGGCAGAAGCCAAAGCGTTAACTGCAGCGAAGAACAAACCGGTTAAGGATGCCCTTGCTCCGATCTCCCTGCTCAAGAAGCAGATCGCCGCCCAGAACAAGCTATTCTCAGCCGCACAATCAGAGAGAACCGAGGCCGACAAGCGCTACAAAGCCGCTGTCCAGGCGGGGGACGCCACCCAGGCTGCGGCTGCAATGAAGCTGTCTTATAACCGGATGAAGGAGATCCGTACTATGGCCGCACAGTTATATGGCTGGGAGCAACAGATCAGCACGGCGCTACGTGCCGCAGAGCTGAAGCTGCCGAAGTAGCTTATTTATGAAGGTCAGAGCAGCTTCACCAGCCAGGTGATGATGAAGGCACCGGGTACCAGCAAGGCTTGGCCGAGCAGAGATCCCAGGAAGCGCGAGCCCATCAGAAGTACATAGATCTTCCCAAGCCGGTCCCGGTACTCCGCATTCTCCGTTGCCTTGTGCGTAATGATTCCCAGCTGCGGATCGATGAACACTGTCAGCAGTATCGTTGCTATCCCGTTAATCAGGCCCGATGCCTGGGAAGCAGTGGTGCTGAACGCCGGCAACAGCTTGGCCGCATACATCGAGGATAATACGCCTACCGTGTAGAAGGCCGTCACGAAGACATTCATCACGATGAAGCGTTTGGGAATGCCAAGATAACGGAAGCTGCTGAGCCTGACCTTCGGTCTGCGGATATATTTGCGCGTATTCTTGAGCTGGCTGACCGTTACACTCGTCAGAAGCTTGGGGATGGAGCCTTCGATCTCCAGCTTGGAGATCACTCTTGTGAACAGTCCTACGAAGGTCGGAAACAACGCAATGGCGATCAATGTCCCCAGTGAAGATGCCAGCATAATAATCCGCAAATAGTTGAGCAGCGGGAAGCTGTCGTCAGCTTTGGCATAATCTACGAACTTCGCTGTTAAGGGGCCTTGTACCATATTTGCGGTTCTGGAGACCAGTACAATAATTCCGGTCAGGGATAATGCGATAGCGATCTTGTTCAGCTTCACTCCGGCAAAACGCACCGAATACGACAAGGTCTCCGCCGTATGAATAATCAGAGTCAACAGACATACCACCAATAAACTGTTCGTCATTTACAGTTACTCATCTCCATATTAAGCAGCGTTCGGCAGATGACCGGCATTCGTATTCCATATTATTACAGACCGGATCGCCTCACTTAATATATATTCTTCTTCCTATAAGATCCAGAATCAATTTTGTAAGATTTGGTCAACCGTCCAGCAGAACAGGATTCCGGCAGTATACCGGACCAGATCAATCCACAGGAAGCCGTGACCGAGAATTAGGCTGCCAAGGGTTGTAGCACGCACATGCAGAATCCACTCTGCCTGATAGAGCTGGCTGAACTCAATTCCGAAGCTGAAGCACAGGCTAAGGACAAGCGAAATCCATAGCGGATGCCGGACCAGCAACACCCGGGAAGCAAGGTAGATCATTCCTGCCCAAATTGCATCCCCAAAGTGCTCGCTGACAAAGTGCGGCAGCGAGTTCCCGTATGCCCTGGTCCCAAGACCCAGCACAATGGCTAGCAGTACTGCGCCGCAGTAGATCATTCTTGATCGTAAATTCAAAATCCGCAATCGTAACTACTCCTTCATTAATGAAATACAATCTTCAATCCCATATAACCTTCCTGGGCGCAGCACCATCCCGCACGAACAGCTTGGGGGGGTAAGGGATTGTTAGCCCGGGCAGTTCGTCTTCCTTGAAGAATCTCAGCTCCTCCGCCTCCCCGTCCAGACTCCTGAGCTGTCCTTTAACAATGACACACTCAAATACAATAACCGTGTACTCTACCTGATCCCCATTACTATATTCATATCTGAATTTCTCACCGCCGAATACGCCGATAATCTGTTCAGGCGTTACCATTAAGCCGGTCTCTTCGAACACCTCTCTGCGCAGTGCCCTGGACGGGGTCTCTCCAGGTTCAACCGCTCCGGCAGGCAGACCCCATAACGTTTCATCCTTTTTGCGGATCAGCAGAATCCGATCCTGTTCATCTCTTACCACAGCCGCTACAGACGGTATCATTAACAGCCCGCTGCCGGCCTTCCCGCGCAGCTCCCGGTAATACTCAGACATTGACATGAAGCTTCCTCCTGACTTGAATCCAATTAGTCCCTATATCATTCTTAATTCCAGCCTACAGCTCATCCTTGCGGAAAGAAACCGGATAAACCTCGAAATCATCCGGCTGATTCTCACAATCCGTCAGCTCTACCCTATAGTATTCTTCAGTCTCAGCAAGCCGGATCTCCCTGCACACATATTCAATCTTCCCGCCGTCTCCTGCCCAGTCCCGGCTATTGTCCACCGTCCAGTGCAGTACCCTGCCATCGTTGTAGAAATCATGAATATACGGCCCGCTGTCAACACCCCATTGAAGCATAGTGAGGTTATCTCCCTTGCCTTCCTTAAATCTATGTATCATTTCTGTAATTCTGTCCAAATCCAGCTGATCAAAATGCGTAATCAAGTCCCGCTGGTCCCTGACCAGAGGAACCGGCTTGTTGAATTCCCATACCAGCAATAGTGAGAGTCCCGCAATAAGTAGCGTTTCAAGAATAATAATAACCCGACTGTATTTGCTGAAAAAGTTCTTCATGCGCCCTCCCGCTCCACGGTTTATGAATTAACCGGGTTAGCACTATATTTGACATGGTTGTATGATATTCCTTTTCTGGCGTACAATTGTTATATAAGTGCAAATTATAATAAGGAGAGGTCACAATGGATGATATACTCCACTCCAGCAAAGAGATGATAATCACAAAACCCACTAAAGTCATAGTTCCGGCCGATGTTGATAAGGATTTCATGGATTGTCTTTCCGATGTTATACAAGAATATGGTCAAACTCTAAAAGGATTAAAGGATCGATAAATAAATCCGTTATTGAACAAAACGGTTATATAACGTAAAATATCTCCAGCCATAAGGCGGAGATATTTTAGGCTACTCGGGTTATTTTGTTTTTTTGTATTCACATTCGTCACTGATTCCTTAGCCCTCACCAAGCTCCGGTGGCTCCAGCACTTGCATCAATTGCATCAGTTGCAGCCCGCGGCGGCGGGTGCGGAACGTCCACAGCAGATCCGCCGTGAATAGCAGCAGGGCGATGGGCAGCACTAGTATCCATACCCGTTCCAAATACAGGTAGAGGAAGTTTACCAGCGGTTGCAGGCCATAGAAGCAAAGTAGTGACAGTCCCCACCAATACAGCGAGAATTTCAGGCAGATATGCCCTTGAAGCTGAAACGGCATCCCTGAATAATCCCACCACTGTCTACGAAAGATCCCCTTAAGCAGCCAGCCGCTGACAAATTCAACCGCCGAAGGGATAATCAGCGCAAGCAGCAGGAATAACGGAAAGGAAAGCCTAATTTCATGTGCTGCCAGTAGCAGCAACGGTGCGCAGCCATACATGGGCTTGAATGGCCCTTTGAGGAAGCCTTCTTTCCGAAAAGTCCCAGTGCTATAGAGGTTATAGCTGCCTTCAAGGACCCATCCCAGGAACGAATATACAGTGAAATAGAACAGATAGGGGCTTACCGCAGCCACTATACTGTAACTTTGCTGTAAAAGTAACGGTGTCATCGTAGTTATTCGAGCCTCCGGTCCCAATTATTTTCCAATTGGAGCTAGTATGTCTCCGAGCACCGGACATTATGACGGGAATATCTGGCGGGTCTGCACATGGCTGCGGGCCTTTAGCTTCCTCGAACACATTGACCAAACGCTTGAACAATGTTGGTTCTCTACTCATCGGCAAATCCAAATTGTATTCGGTTTTTCGAATACATTTGGACCTTTCGCCTAAACCCCAACGATTGTATTCGGTTTTTGGCATACATTTGGACCCTTTCGCCTACACGCCAGCAATTGTGTTCGTTTTTTCGCATACATTTGCCGATTAACCTTCTCACCAATACAATGTGTTCAGTTTTTCGCATACATTTGAATCATTAGCTACGCGCCAGCTCATTGCTCGATTGTCTTCGGTTTTTCGCATACACTCCAGACCTCCTCTCCTTATTTACTCCGTTGGTCTGGAACCGTTGAAAGCTGGTGATTCCTAAATCAGAAAAAAGACTGCTCCGTGAGGAACAGTCTGCTATTTGCATTTGCCTTATGCCTTGCTTCTTATACCTTATTCTTCCTTAAGACGGGGCAGCATGTCTTATACCTTATGCCTTAGTCTTACACCCTAATCCCCCATCCCCTAATTCTTAGGCAGCGGGTCAGGATGGGCGGTTTCAGCCGGTTTGGCTTCCCAATCATCGGCTTCCGGTTCAATGTCCACACCATTCTCCATCTTTTTGCGTTCTGCGAGTGAATCCCCGTCTTTATTCTCTTTGTTGCGGATGTCTGCTTCATTACCGGAATGATCTGACATGTGAATTCCTCCTTGTATGCAAGTTGTGCACGATTTGAACTACGTAGTTATAGTTACCCGCGGACCCCTTTTGCAAACATCCCATTTGAACAAAGCTGCTTATTCCTTATCTTGGCCGTTCACTTGCCATTCGGCGGGCAGGTCCCGCTTACTCATAATACACACGAAACACAATATCCTGCTCGTAATTCCCGAAGCCGCGCCCGAATAACGTTAAGCCGCCCCGCCTTCGGGTGGTGTCTTCTGCGGTGAATCTGAAGCTCCACTGATCCTGCTGCCAGCCCACCTGATCAATGGTAACTGCCGATATCTGCTGGCCGTCTATATAAGTTCCCCCTGCATTAATTCTAAGCACCTTCAGCAGCCCGTACTGGTTCACATCCGATTTCCACCAGGCAGGGGTCAGCCGGCCTCTCATTACGCCGAAGTCACCGGGACTGGTCCATTTGCCAAGCGAAATGCCGTTCATCATAAAAGAGATATCCGAAGGCCACTTCTCGTTCACACTCGGCGCCTCCGAGCCGATCTCCATGGAGATCTCAATTTCCTGCACCGTCTGATCCATGAACAGATAATTCGGAACCTTATATTCCGCGTATCCTTTGGCGAACCAGAGAATGCCGGCATCCACCCGCTGCGGGTCCAGGAAATAACGCGGGTCGTCATAATACCCGATCAGCTTCTCAGTGGTAGCAATGCCGCAGGTCGGTGAGGCTTCAAGGCCGGTGTAATGCCCGACAGGGACAGAGACCTCGACCACCTTGCGGGCGATTCCTTTGGCCCCGGATAATTTAATCTGCAAGAAATTCGCAGAAAGTGAGCAGAATTTATAAGTCCCCCCATCGATCCGCTTCATCTGGGAGCTGACGATGCCCGCCTTCTGCAGCTTCGCTACATGCGAGCTGACAATGGCGCTGCTGAGATACAACCGGGCTGCAATCTCCTTAATATGCATCTCTTCACTGCTGAGCAGATCGATGATCCGCAGCCGCACTTCGCTGGCAAGTGCTTCATAGACCTTCAGCGATTCAGAATCTGTGGTTAAATACATCGGTGGCCCTCCGCGCTCTTTGAATTAGTTATTATATTAATCCTGAAATTAGTTATTGCTTAGTATACCCCGTAATTCGTATCATGTAATCATAAACAGGCTTGAACGATTAACCATTTCATTAATCTAACACAAAGGAGCTTCTAACTATGAGCATTCAATCCAAGATGATTGTCGACAAAGACTTCAAGCTGGCCGAGGTTGATCCAAGGCTGTACGGTTCCTTCATTGAACATTTGGGCCGGGCCGTGTATGGCGGAATCTATGAGCCGGGACATCCTACCGCTGATGCGAACGGATTCCGCGGTGATGCGCTGGAGGCCATCAAGGCACTACGCGTACCAATCATCCGTTACCCGGGAGGCAACTTCGTATCCGGCTATAACTGGGAAGACGGCGTCGGCCCCAAGGAGGAACGGAAGCGCTCTCTTGAACTTGCGTGGTGGGTTACAGAGACTAACCAGGTAGGCACGAATGAATTCGCCGATTGGGCCAAGCTGGCCGGTTCCGAAGTAATGATGGCAGTAAATCTCGGCACCCGGGGAATCGACGCTGCAAGGAATCTGGTCGAGTACTGCAACCATCCCTCCGGCTCTTACTGGAGTGACCTGCGGATCTCCCATGGCTACAAGGCTCCGCACAATTTCCGCACCTGGTGCCTTGGTAATGAGATGGACGGTCCATGGCAGATCGGAGCCAAGACTGCGGTCGAATACGGAAGGCTCGCTAATGAGACCGCCAAAGCGATGCGCTGGGTGGACCCGTCCCTGGAGCTTGTCGCCTGCGGCAGCTCAGGCAGCAACATGAGTACTTTTGCCGAATGGGAAGCTACAGTACTGGATCTCACCTACGATAATGTAGATTTCCTCTCACTGCACACCTACTACAATAATAATGATGGAGATACAGCGAACTTCCTGGCCCAATCGCTCGATATGGATCAGTTCATCGACAGCGTAGCAGCAGTATGTGATTATATCAAGGCTAAGAAGAAAAGCAAGAAAAAGATTTACCTGTCACTCGATGAATGGAATGTGTGGAAGTCGCAGGGCTCTAGCCGTGCTGAGCAGCACTGGCAGATTGCACCGCCTGAATTCGAGGATGTCTATACCCTGGAGGATGCGCTGGTGGTGGGCTGCTGCCTGATCAGCCTGCTCAAGCATGCAGACCGGGTCAAAATGGCTTGTATCGCACAGCTCATTAATGTCATTGCACCGATTATGACGGAGGACGGCGGACCGCTGTGGCTGCAGACCACTTATTATCCTTACATGCATGCCTCCATCTACGGCCGGGGAACGGTGCTTCACCCGCTGATTACAAGTGCGAAATATGACTCCAAGGATTTCACCGACGTTCCTTATCTGGAAGCGGTCAGTGTATATAATGAGGAGCTAAGCGAGGTTACTGTGTTTGCAGTGAACCGCCATCTGAGCGAAGGCATGGAGCTGGCGGTTGATCTGCGGAGCTTCGGCGCTGTAGAGGTTATTCAGCACACGGTTCTTGAGCATGAGGATCTTCAGGCGGCCAATACCCGCTCCAACCCGTCGAATGTGCTTCCGCACAACCGGGGAACGGCAGCCGCAGACGGCGGCCGGGTGAGTGCAATGCTTCCGGCCGCTTCCTGGAATGTGATCCGGCTGCGCGTGAACGGCTGATTACTGAAAGTCTCTAAGCTTAA
The window above is part of the Paenibacillus sp. FSL H8-0048 genome. Proteins encoded here:
- a CDS encoding lipid II flippase Amj family protein; its protein translation is MTNSLLVVCLLTLIIHTAETLSYSVRFAGVKLNKIAIALSLTGIIVLVSRTANMVQGPLTAKFVDYAKADDSFPLLNYLRIIMLASSLGTLIAIALFPTFVGLFTRVISKLEIEGSIPKLLTSVTVSQLKNTRKYIRRPKVRLSSFRYLGIPKRFIVMNVFVTAFYTVGVLSSMYAAKLLPAFSTTASQASGLINGIATILLTVFIDPQLGIITHKATENAEYRDRLGKIYVLLMGSRFLGSLLGQALLVPGAFIITWLVKLL
- a CDS encoding NUDIX domain-containing protein yields the protein MSMSEYYRELRGKAGSGLLMIPSVAAVVRDEQDRILLIRKKDETLWGLPAGAVEPGETPSRALRREVFEETGLMVTPEQIIGVFGGEKFRYEYSNGDQVEYTVIVFECVIVKGQLRSLDGEAEELRFFKEDELPGLTIPYPPKLFVRDGAAPRKVIWD
- the arfA gene encoding arabinosylfuranosidase ArfA, which translates into the protein MSIQSKMIVDKDFKLAEVDPRLYGSFIEHLGRAVYGGIYEPGHPTADANGFRGDALEAIKALRVPIIRYPGGNFVSGYNWEDGVGPKEERKRSLELAWWVTETNQVGTNEFADWAKLAGSEVMMAVNLGTRGIDAARNLVEYCNHPSGSYWSDLRISHGYKAPHNFRTWCLGNEMDGPWQIGAKTAVEYGRLANETAKAMRWVDPSLELVACGSSGSNMSTFAEWEATVLDLTYDNVDFLSLHTYYNNNDGDTANFLAQSLDMDQFIDSVAAVCDYIKAKKKSKKKIYLSLDEWNVWKSQGSSRAEQHWQIAPPEFEDVYTLEDALVVGCCLISLLKHADRVKMACIAQLINVIAPIMTEDGGPLWLQTTYYPYMHASIYGRGTVLHPLITSAKYDSKDFTDVPYLEAVSVYNEELSEVTVFAVNRHLSEGMELAVDLRSFGAVEVIQHTVLEHEDLQAANTRSNPSNVLPHNRGTAAADGGRVSAMLPAASWNVIRLRVNG
- a CDS encoding ribosomal maturation YjgA family protein — encoded protein: MNLRSRMIYCGAVLLAIVLGLGTRAYGNSLPHFVSEHFGDAIWAGMIYLASRVLLVRHPLWISLVLSLCFSFGIEFSQLYQAEWILHVRATTLGSLILGHGFLWIDLVRYTAGILFCWTVDQILQN
- a CDS encoding ATP-grasp domain-containing protein, translated to MSTEARRILITGGRAPVALELARLFKAAGHRVYVAESAEYHLCRVSSAVEASFQVPAPRYQPQAYIQRLAALTQELGIHCLIPTCEEIFYVSAGLEHLTGCRVLTSDRRILAGLHHKGEFMVLLRSLGFKVPDTVLISSGEEWRRAVKQAAESGEQRVYKPAYSRFASKVILPDKRPAPTNPRSRVPREIDPPAGLSAEAPWVSQEYIQGRAVCTYSILHEGIVVAHAAYDSRYRTGRSGASVYFEPLEHPAALEWVQRFAAATGFSGQIGFDFIEPENDMLYPIECNPRATSGIHLFTPEEGLTEALLNPGLLVQSGTIIVPRSARTAMLTLPMLGCVLKPGHGGFRSWRRALFGAADVVYRKDDRRPAREQFRIVYAAWKTARRHRISITEALTEDIEWNGEA
- a CDS encoding ArsR/SmtB family transcription factor, translated to MYLTTDSESLKVYEALASEVRLRIIDLLSSEEMHIKEIAARLYLSSAIVSSHVAKLQKAGIVSSQMKRIDGGTYKFCSLSANFLQIKLSGAKGIARKVVEVSVPVGHYTGLEASPTCGIATTEKLIGYYDDPRYFLDPQRVDAGILWFAKGYAEYKVPNYLFMDQTVQEIEISMEIGSEAPSVNEKWPSDISFMMNGISLGKWTSPGDFGVMRGRLTPAWWKSDVNQYGLLKVLRINAGGTYIDGQQISAVTIDQVGWQQDQWSFRFTAEDTTRRRGGLTLFGRGFGNYEQDIVFRVYYE
- a CDS encoding putative ABC transporter permease: MTPLLLQQSYSIVAAVSPYLFYFTVYSFLGWVLEGSYNLYSTGTFRKEGFLKGPFKPMYGCAPLLLLAAHEIRLSFPLFLLLALIIPSAVEFVSGWLLKGIFRRQWWDYSGMPFQLQGHICLKFSLYWWGLSLLCFYGLQPLVNFLYLYLERVWILVLPIALLLFTADLLWTFRTRRRGLQLMQLMQVLEPPELGEG
- a CDS encoding beta-ketoacyl-ACP synthase III, yielding MQLRHVKIKGTGKYLPERVVSDAELDKILGTTPGWVNKITGVGTRHYVGTDETASYMGARAAEAALADAGLSFSEVDCLVCTSGTKEQPLPSTAVFIQQAMGQADSGVPAFDIDATCLSFLVGLDVMSYMVEAGRYKNVLLVATEIASVGLNWQDKESSALFGDGAAAVVIGPAETGDFSCILHASLKTYSSGARYSEIAGGGTRLHPQNYTAEDALPYLFHMDGQAIFRKASKLLPDFIADMLGATGNKMDDFKLVIPHQGSAMAMRLLRKKLGIAEDRFLDNTEGHGNTIAASIPMGLHEAIRKGRISRGDRIMLIGTAAGLSLGGMIIEY